Part of the bacterium genome is shown below.
GTCGTCGTCATCGTCGTCGTCATCGTCATCGTCATCGTCATCGTCATCGTCGTCGGAATCGTCGTCGGAATCGTCGTCGTCGCCGGAATCGTCGTCGTCATCGCCGTCGTCATCAGCGTCGTCATCAACGGGGCCGATGTAATGCAGGCGAACCGACGCGATCGTGATCCATACGGCATCGGCCTCGTCCACCGGCGCGTCGATCATGCTCAACTGAAGCCGCCCCGATTCGCCGCCGCCACTATCGTCGTCATCGTCATCGTCGTCGCCCGGCGAACACGCGAAGGCGAGCGCGCCGGCCAAAAAAATCGCCGCAAAAATGGATATCTTGGAAATTTTCATCTTTTGCATGCGTAACCTCGGTTAGGGCCGCTCGTTCGGTCTTGCGGCTTTTCACTTCGATTATTTCTAGCATCCACCGGTTCAAACGGCCTGTGAGACGCGTCACGGCCCGAAACAACCGGTTTCCGGCAATTTCCGATTGCCATGTGGCACGCGCGTTTTTATCATCGGGAAAACGCGGATTTGCCGCGCTTTGCGCGCGGCGATTGTGGGGTTATATGCAGCTTGATCTGACTTGCGCGGGCGCGCCGGCGCGTGCCGACGAACACAAACGCGCCCGCGCCCTGGCCCTCGCCATGGCCGAGGCGTTTCGGGACGCCGGCATCGATGCCCGAATCGACGACGCGCCGTGCCCGAATGTTCGCATCGCGTCGGCGAGCTTCACGCCGGGCGCCGAATGGCCGCTTGCCCCCGACGACGCGGTGACGATCCTTTCCGCCGCGCGCGTGATGGCGTTTGTCCCGGACGACGCAGCGGACGGCGATATCGCGTTTTGTCCGTTTTCGTCCGCGGCTCTTACGGAAGACGAGGCGCGCTCGGTCGCCGCGGCGATCGCGCCGCTGCTGTCGTCCGTCAAGACGTTCGGCGAGTGGGTCGGGCCGCGCCGCCGGTCGCGCGCGCGCGTCGCGTTCGAAACGCTGTCAACCTTCGCCCGCGAGATCGGTGCGGTCGCCCTGGCCTCCGAGCCGGCCGAAAACGGGGACATCCCGTGCCCGCTGGTAACCGGGGACGTCGCGCGTCTTGGCGTGGATCAGCTCGTGTCGGTCTCCGTGCTCGATCTGGCGCCGGGCGAGTCGCGGCGCGCGCTCTTGCTCG
Proteins encoded:
- a CDS encoding DUF4382 domain-containing protein, with translation MQKMKISKISIFAAIFLAGALAFACSPGDDDDDDDDSGGGESGRLQLSMIDAPVDEADAVWITIASVRLHYIGPVDDDADDDGDDDDDSGDDDDSDDDSDDDDDDDDDDDDDDDDDD